From one Heterodontus francisci isolate sHetFra1 chromosome 17, sHetFra1.hap1, whole genome shotgun sequence genomic stretch:
- the LOC137379172 gene encoding rhodopsin, GQ-coupled-like: MCSWCCCSLLNRTLVIAFMVILACAVVVGNIITLTVFLRSRQFRTPQGYLKVSLALADVMVGLLVVPFSVYTEIALMLSGTPPIWYQGYSTTGGGEPWQPCNLIGLVFAGCTFVSISTIFFLTVERSVAILKPLHKESVITRRRTSLLIFCSWVAGFLLATAPLLFSDQFALEYNECSRMCNYAFVPKASRNPSWSILLLFPAFDFTMLGGTLVVNVLSFSTIRRYSRKRKFLAEMEKFPGSLRPSSSDIKAAKTITILTLIFTASFSPIAAFVVGNVIGYRWCNFSFFAFWMLASNSCCNVIIYSVRDQRFRKGLHQLFHKTLHTLPEKN; the protein is encoded by the coding sequence ATGTGCAGTTGGTGTTGCTGCAGTctgctgaacaggacattggtgatcgCCTTTATGGTCATCCTGGCTTGTGCCGTGGTTGTGGGCAACATCATCACATTGACAGTTTTCCTGAGGAGCAGGCAGTTCCGAACCCCTCAGGGTTACCTGAAAGTCTCTTTAGCCCTGGCTGATGTGATGGTGGGGCTCCTGGTGGTCCCCTTCTCCGTCTACACCGAGATCGCCCTGATGCTGAGCGGCACACCGCCCATTTGGTACCAGGGCTATTCGACCACGGGGGGCGGCGAGCCTTGGCAGCCCTGCAACCTGATCGGCCTGGTGTTCGCCGGCTGCACCTTCGTGTCCATCAGCACCATCTTCTTCTTGACGGTGGAGCGGAGCGTggccatcctgaaaccccttcacaaggaGTCGGTCATCACCCGCAGGAGAACCTCCCTCCTTATCTTCTGCTCCTGGGTTGCGGGCTTCCTGCTGGCCACTGCCCCTTTACTCTTCAGCGACCAGTTCGCTTTGGAATATAACGAGTGCAGTCGGATGTGTAACTACGCCTTCGTGCCCAAAGCTTCCCGCAATCCCAGCTGGAGCATCCTGCTCCTCTTCCCCGCTTTCGACTTCACCATGCTGGGGGGGACTCTGGTGGTTAACGTGCTCTCCTTCAGCACCATCCGCCGATACTCCAGGAAACGCAAGTTCTTGGCCGAAATGGAGAAATTCCCGGGCTCCCTGCGCCCGTCCTCTTCAGACATTAAAGCTGCCAAAACCATAACCATCCTGACTTTAATCTTCACTGCATCCTTCAGCCCCATCGCCGCCTTCGTGGTGGGCAATGTCATCGGCTATCGCTGGTGTAACTTCTCCTTCTTTGCCTTTTGGATGCTGGCGTCAAACAGTTGCTGTAATGTCATTATCTACAGTGTCAGGGACCAAAGGTTCCGCAAGGGGCTGCACCAGTTATTCCACAAAACCCTGCATACATTGCCGGAAAAGAACTGA